In Pyrus communis chromosome 1, drPyrComm1.1, whole genome shotgun sequence, the following are encoded in one genomic region:
- the LOC137736990 gene encoding VQ motif-containing protein 31, with the protein MATSELRATSTTSPSTTFVQTDANTFREIVQRLTGGSSGGGAHHHETATPQVQGKNKNTTTNNTINNSSTRKVAASSSTSKLHERRQCAKMRPKLEIVKPTTTTFHSKPPSPSVLSPSTMFSKLSILQQEQLEEKKLLLLGSSSPTLKMTSESSDHHHHHHHHQAVMNAHHQEQEQEKEEEKAIQERRFYMHPSPRGGRPLELLTLFPLTSPKSSQNE; encoded by the coding sequence ATGGCCACGTCAGAATTACGCGCAACTAGCACCACCAGTCCATCGACCACATTTGTCCAAACAGACGCAAACACTTTCCGAGAAATAGTGCAGCGTTTAACAGGCGGCAGCAGCGGCGGCGGGGCGCATCATCATGAAACAGCTACACCACAAGTACaagggaagaacaagaacacCACCACCAACAATACGATTAATAACAGTAGTACTAGGAAGGTGGCGGCTTCTTCTTCGACAAGCAAACTCCATGAGAGAAGGCAATGTGCGAAGATGAGGCCCAAACTCGAGATTGTTAAACCCACAACCACCACCTTCCATTCCAAACCGCCGTCCCCATCAGTACTCAGCCCAAGTACAATGTTCTCAAAGCTGTCCATTCTGCAGCAGGAacaacttgaagaaaaaaaactgttGTTATTAGGGTCGTCGTCACCGACGCTAAAGATGACATCTGAATCGTCggatcaccaccaccaccatcatcatcatcaagcaGTAATGAATGCTCATCATCAAGAACAAGaacaggaaaaagaagaagagaaagccATCCAAGAGAGGAGATTTTACATGCATCCATCACCTAGAGGGGGCAGGCCACTAGAGCTCCTTACCTTGTTCCCTTTAACATCTCCCAAATCAAGTCAAAACGAATGA
- the LOC137712132 gene encoding uncharacterized protein At5g08430-like, whose amino-acid sequence MDPFSWMAEPSPGSGPSPSPSPGSRPIPSPFRGSSKRPRSRKQQDFDLEGWGSRRLFQFLESIGRDTTHKISQYDVESIVTDYVKQHQLQHPTKKKRIVCDDRLFLLFGRKTIGRVKIYELLQQHFADNMEDDSSSDDDSDGNDRPLNINLNVSAEQVEEDYGDGNHRKQKKKKAKRFTEEGGFGLGLGMGVGVGPPKSCFAAVIPENIKLVYLKRSLVEHLLLNEEKENEGKVVGSFVRIKSDPNDYLQKNSHLLLQVTALNKPPAPSSSSGVLLLCLSGLALVKEVPISQLSNDNFTQEECEDLRQRIKEGLLKSLTVVELQQKVRILHEDIMKHWLARELALLQNQIDRANEKGWRRELFEYLERRQLLQTPDEQARLLREVPEVIADELEIEDAPKDCADEIQEENRSSTRDIIKGASEAPVCDIPAEKNLLTWTATGIISEAKVHGISWQEWKEQPTEPIKTSNGENKHGTIDTKGFQELVGNLVQTSQEQPTEPIKRSNGENKHGSIDTKGLDKLVQAPQVIDLSDDEDEERCDGERIFADQLGSSIWHYFDPQGNIQGPFSIALLKAWSDADYFPPDFKIWKAGQSSNQAVLLQHILQQNYPNKVAKY is encoded by the exons ATGGATCCATTCAGTTGGATGGCGGAGCCGAGTCCTGGTTCGGGTCCGAGTCCGAGTCCGAGTCCTGGTTCGCGTCCGATTCCGAGTCCATTCAGAGGAAGCAGCAAGCGGCCGCGGTCGAGGAAGCAACAGGATTTTGATTTGGAGGGGTGGGGGTCGAGGCGGCTGTTTCAATTTCTGGAATCGATCGGGAGGGACACGACCCACAAAATCTCCCAATACGACGTCGAATCGATCGTCACCGACTACGTGAAGCAGCATCAGCTTCAGCACCCGACCAAGAAGAAGAGAATCGTCTGCGACGACcgcctcttcctcctcttcggCCGGAAAACCATCGGCCGCGTCAAAATCTACGAGTTGCTTCAGCAGCATTTCGCCGACAACATGGAGGACGATTCCTCTTCTGACGACGACAGCGACGGTAACGACCGCCCCCTAAACATTAATCTCAATGTCAGTGCAGAACAGGTAGAAGAAGACTACGGCGACGGCAATCATCGgaagcagaagaaaaaaaaggccaaGAGATTCACGGAGGAGGGTGGTTTTGGATTGGGATTGGGAATGGGAGTGGGAGTGGGACCCCCGAAAAGCTGCTTTGCGGCGGTGATTCCGGAGAACATAAAGTTGGTGTATTTGAAGAGGTCTTTGGTGGAGCATCTTCTCCTCAATGAGGAAAAGGAGAATGAGGGTAAAGTTGTGGGAAGCTTTGTGAGAATCAAGTCGGACCCCAATGACTACTTGCAGAAGAACTCTCACCTGCTACTCCAAGTTACTGCTCTCAACAAGCCGCCcgccccctcctcctcctccggaGTTCTTCTGCTTTGCCTTTCCGGCCTCGCCCTCGTCAAAGAGGTTCCAATCTCCCAGCTTTCCAATGATAACTTCACGCAG GAGGAATGCGAGGATTTGCGTCAAAGAATAAAAGAGGGCTTGCTCAAGAGCCTTACAGTG GTGGAGCTTCAGCAGAAGGTCCGGATATTGCATGAGGATATAATGAAGCAT TGGCTTGCGAGAGAACTTGCATTGTTACAGAACCAAATTGATAGAGCCAATGAAAAGGGATGGCGTCGAGA GCTGTTTGAGTACTTGGAGAGAAGGCAATTGCTTCAGACTCCAGATGAACAGGCACGGTTGTTGCGAGAGGTTCCAGAAGTCATTGCAGATGAACTAGAGATAGAAGATGCACCGAAGGATTGTGCAGATgaaatacaagaagagaacCGAAGTTCAACAAGAGATATCATAAAAGGAGCCTCAGAAGCTCCTGTTTGTGATATACCAGCAGAGAAAAATCTATTAACTTGGACTGCAACTGGCATAATTTCTGAAG CAAAAGTGCATGGTATTTCCTGGCAAGAATGGAAGGAACAACCAACAGAGCCCATAAAGACAAGCAACGGTGAGAACAAGCATGGAACTATTGACACCAAGGGCTTTCAGGAACTGGTGGGTAACCTGGTACAGACATCTCAAGAACAACCAACAGAGCCCATAAAGAGGAGCAATGGCGAGAATAAGCATGGAAGCATAGACACCAAGGGCTTGGATAAGCTGGTACAGGCACCACAGGTAATTGATTTAAGTGACGATGAAGATGAAGAGCGATGTGACGGAGAGAGGATCTTTGCTGACCAGCTGGGAAGCTCGATATGGCATTATTTCGATCCCCAAGGAAACATACAGGGTCCATTTTCAATTGCTTTGTTGAAGGCCTGGAGTGATGCGGACTACTTTCCTCCCGACTTCAAAATTTGGAAGGCAGGTCAGAGCTCAAATCAAGCTGTATTACTGCAACACATTCTTCAGCAGAATTATCCAAATAAAGTTGCAAAATATTAA